Proteins from a single region of Oreochromis niloticus isolate F11D_XX linkage group LG7, O_niloticus_UMD_NMBU, whole genome shotgun sequence:
- the twf1a gene encoding twinfilin-1a produces MSHQTGIQAGNDVKDIFASAKSGDQYRALKIVIKDEQLTLGASRKASKKWDQEYDSLVLPLLDDDVPCYVLYRLDSNNNQGYEWIFLAWSPDHSAVRHKMLYAATRATLKKEFGGGHIKDEIFGTSKDDLSLSGYKKHLTSQAAPLPLTAAEEELRQIKLNEVQTDISVDTKQQTLQGVAFPIHKDAVAALERFRDKKINYVQLKLDAEQELIRLCGTEPTELKDLPMRIPKDTPRYHFFLYKHSHEGDYLESTVFIYSMPGYKCSIKERMLYSSCKNPLVDMAENNLQIEIEKKLEIENGEELTSDFLYEEVHPKQHAHKQRFAKPKGPAGKKGGRRITRPPGEKEEED; encoded by the exons ATGTCACATCAAACGGGCATTCAAG cggGGAATGATGTGAAGGATATTTTTGCCAGTGCGAAGAGCGGGGATCAGTATCGTGCCCTAAAGATCGTCATCAAGGATG agcagcTGACTCTAGGTGCCAGCAGGAAAGCATCAAAAAAATGGGACCAGGAATACGATTCTTTAGTGCTGCCCCTCCTCGACGATGACGTGCCCTGCTACGTTCTATACCGGCTAGACTCCAATAACAACCAGGGCTACGAGTGGATCTTCCTGGCCTGGTCACCGGACCACTctgct GTGCGACACAAAATGTTATATGCTGCTACCAGAGCAACACTGAAGAAGGAGTTTGGAGGCGGGCACATCAAGGATGAGATTTTTGGTACCAGCAAG GATGATTTGAGCCTCAGTGGTTACAAGAAACATCTGACCTCTCAAGCTGCTCCCTTGCCTCTTACTGCTGCAGAAGAGGAACTGAGGCAGATCAAACTGAAtgag GTGCAGACTGACATCAGTGTGGACACCAAGCAGCAGACTCTGCAGGGAGTGGCTTTCCCTATTCATAAAGATGCAGTCGCAGCACTTGAACGTTTCAGGGACAAGAAAATCAACTACGTACAACTG AAATTAGATGCTGAACAGGAGCTGATTCGATTGTGCGGCACTGAGCCAACGGAGCTGAAAGATCTCCCAATGAGAATCCCTAAAGATACTCCACGTTACCACTTCTTCCTCTACAAACATTCCCATGAGGGTGACTACTTAGAGTCCACAG TCTTCATTTATTCTATGCCAGGGTACAAGTGTAGCATCAAAGAGAGGATGTTGTATTCCAGCTGCAAAAATCCCTTGGTCGACATGGCGGAAAACAATCTCCAGATTGAGATTGAGAAAAAA TTGGAAATAGAAAACGGAGAAGAACTGACAAGTGATTTCTTGTACGAGGAGGTGCATCCCAAGCAGCACGCACACAAGCAGCGCTTTGCCAAGCCCAAAGGCCCCGCTGGTAAGAAGGGCGGTCGCCGCATCACCCGACCACCGggggagaaagaggaggaagattAA
- the irak4 gene encoding interleukin-1 receptor-associated kinase 4 isoform X1, with amino-acid sequence MDSSVTSATYIRNLGYCLRRKLSDFLDPQDRWKEVLVDIQKPSGEPRYSQLHVRRFEGLVAQGRSPTMELLNDWGTTKSTVGELVDILKSHELLAAANVLLPESSPLETQLTPLKTRSTASTRLLEERDVQQPVTTVLQLRTPEENTEPIHTGFSSFLYSDLMRITGNFDDRSTSAGGSRIGEGGFGTVYKGLLDDKPVAVKKLNPVDDMPLDKLQDQFNQEIQTLKVLKHENLVDMVGFSCDEQHLCLVYAFMANGSLLDRLACFEGSPPLSWHHRCLIAEGTAKGLEYLHSNHHVHRDVKSANILLDEQFVAKISDFGLTRASAKRTSTTMMTERIVGTRAYMAPEALRGEITPKSDVFSFGVVLLEILSGLPPVDENREPQFLMEMRYDIDDEDEELTLEDFVDKKMKDWELSQVESIYSLACNCLHDRKNRRPVIRQVYAEIHGVVKNIALDLDRKA; translated from the exons ATGGATAGTTCAGTAACTTCCGCTACTTATATTCGTAACCTCGGTTATTGTTTACGTCGCAAGTTGTCCGATTTTTTGGATCCTCAGGACAGGTGGAAAGAAGTTCTTGTAGATATACAGAAACCGAGCGGGGAGCCGAGGTATTCCCAGCTTCATGTCAG GAGATTTGAGGGTCTTGTTGCACAGGGTCGCAGTCCCACAATGGAGCTGCTCAATGACTGGGGGACCACCAAGAGCACAGTGGGTGAACTTGTGGACATTTTGAAGAGTCACGAGTTACTGGCTGCTGCCAATGTTCTGCTACCCG AGTCCAGTCCATTGGAGACACAGCTGACTCCTTTAAAAACCCGAAGCACTGCTTCAACCAGACTGCTGGAAGAGAGAGATGTGCAGCAGCCTGTCACCACTGTGCTGCAGCTTCGGACGCCAGAGGAGAACACCGAACCAATACACACAG GCTTCTCCAGTTTCTTATATAGTGACCTGATGAGGATCACAGGCAACTTTGATGACCGGTCCACGTCAGCTGGTGGCAGCCGAATTGGAGAGGGAGGCTTTGGGACGGTATACAAAGGTCTCCTGGATGACAAACCAGTTGCAGTGAAAAAACTCAATCCA GTGGACGACATGCCACTGGACAAGTTGCAAGATCAGTTCAACCAAGAGATCCAGACTCTGAAAGT GTTGAAACACGAGAACTTGGTTGACATGGTTGGATTTTCCTGTGACGAACAGCACCTGTGTTTAGTGTACGCTTTCATGGCCAATGGATCTTTATTAGACCGACTGGCTTGCTTT gAAGGAAGTCCTCCACTTTCCTGGCACCACAGGTGCTTGATAGCAGAAGGAACAGCCAAAGGTTTGGAGTATCTGCACTCCAACCATCACGTCCACAGAGATGTTAAAAG TGCGAACATTCTGTTAGATGAACAATTTGTGGCCAAAATCTCAGACTTTGGTCTGACGAGAGCATCGGCCAAGCGAACATCGACGACCATGATGACTGAGAGGATCGTGGGTACCCGTGCGTACATGGCACCGGAGGCGCTAAGAGGAGAGATCACACCAAAATCCGATGTCTTCAGTTTTGGAGTG GTGTTGTTAGAAATATTGTCTGGACTCCCGCCAGTTGATGAAAACCGGGAGCCACAGTTCTTG ATGGAGATGAGGTATGACATAGACGATGAAGATGAGGAGCTGACTCTGGAGGATTTTGTggacaaaaaaatgaaagactGGGAGCTGAGCCAGGTGGAGAGTATTTACTCCTTGGCATGCAACTGCCTCCATGACAGGAAAAACAGACGGCCTGTCATCAGACAG GTTTACGCAGAGATTCACGGAGTCGTCAAAAACATTGCACTGGATCTTGATAGAAAGGCGTGA
- the irak4 gene encoding interleukin-1 receptor-associated kinase 4 isoform X2 encodes MDSSVTSATYIRNLGYCLRRKLSDFLDPQDRWKEVLVDIQKPSGEPRYSQLHVRRFEGLVAQGRSPTMELLNDWGTTKSTVGELVDILKSHELLAAANVLLPESSPLETQLTPLKTRSTASTRLLEERDVQQPVTTVLQLRTPEENTEPIHTGFSSFLYSDLMRITGNFDDRSTSAGGSRIGEGGFGTVYKGLLDDKPVAVKKLNPVDDMPLDKLQDQFNQEIQTLKVLKHENLVDMVGFSCDEQHLCLVYAFMANGSLLDRLACFEGSPPLSWHHRCLIAEGTAKGLEYLHSNHHVHRDVKSANILLDEQFVAKISDFGLTRASAKRTSTTMMTERIVGTRAYMAPEALRGEITPKSDVFSFGVVLLEILSGLPPVDENREPQFLMEMRYDIDDEDEELTLEDFVDKKMKDWELSQVESIYSLACNCLHDRKNRRPVIRQVQERSQQI; translated from the exons ATGGATAGTTCAGTAACTTCCGCTACTTATATTCGTAACCTCGGTTATTGTTTACGTCGCAAGTTGTCCGATTTTTTGGATCCTCAGGACAGGTGGAAAGAAGTTCTTGTAGATATACAGAAACCGAGCGGGGAGCCGAGGTATTCCCAGCTTCATGTCAG GAGATTTGAGGGTCTTGTTGCACAGGGTCGCAGTCCCACAATGGAGCTGCTCAATGACTGGGGGACCACCAAGAGCACAGTGGGTGAACTTGTGGACATTTTGAAGAGTCACGAGTTACTGGCTGCTGCCAATGTTCTGCTACCCG AGTCCAGTCCATTGGAGACACAGCTGACTCCTTTAAAAACCCGAAGCACTGCTTCAACCAGACTGCTGGAAGAGAGAGATGTGCAGCAGCCTGTCACCACTGTGCTGCAGCTTCGGACGCCAGAGGAGAACACCGAACCAATACACACAG GCTTCTCCAGTTTCTTATATAGTGACCTGATGAGGATCACAGGCAACTTTGATGACCGGTCCACGTCAGCTGGTGGCAGCCGAATTGGAGAGGGAGGCTTTGGGACGGTATACAAAGGTCTCCTGGATGACAAACCAGTTGCAGTGAAAAAACTCAATCCA GTGGACGACATGCCACTGGACAAGTTGCAAGATCAGTTCAACCAAGAGATCCAGACTCTGAAAGT GTTGAAACACGAGAACTTGGTTGACATGGTTGGATTTTCCTGTGACGAACAGCACCTGTGTTTAGTGTACGCTTTCATGGCCAATGGATCTTTATTAGACCGACTGGCTTGCTTT gAAGGAAGTCCTCCACTTTCCTGGCACCACAGGTGCTTGATAGCAGAAGGAACAGCCAAAGGTTTGGAGTATCTGCACTCCAACCATCACGTCCACAGAGATGTTAAAAG TGCGAACATTCTGTTAGATGAACAATTTGTGGCCAAAATCTCAGACTTTGGTCTGACGAGAGCATCGGCCAAGCGAACATCGACGACCATGATGACTGAGAGGATCGTGGGTACCCGTGCGTACATGGCACCGGAGGCGCTAAGAGGAGAGATCACACCAAAATCCGATGTCTTCAGTTTTGGAGTG GTGTTGTTAGAAATATTGTCTGGACTCCCGCCAGTTGATGAAAACCGGGAGCCACAGTTCTTG ATGGAGATGAGGTATGACATAGACGATGAAGATGAGGAGCTGACTCTGGAGGATTTTGTggacaaaaaaatgaaagactGGGAGCTGAGCCAGGTGGAGAGTATTTACTCCTTGGCATGCAACTGCCTCCATGACAGGAAAAACAGACGGCCTGTCATCAGACAGGTACAGGAAAGATCCCAGCAGATTTAA
- the LOC112847337 gene encoding cysteinyl leukotriene receptor 2-like, whose product MTQLLNSDSTAPSKEDKLLMFLNQSTEFCNHFEDSYWYCYIMLVLFAFTVPVGLLGNLAVLINHTCFMKTSSSSNIFLLNLTLCDSAWILTLPFSLYVTLRRSHITNIQIFCQFKKSSFNINIYGSILFLTLISFDRFVGTVHPISSLRWWNAGKAKLCSFCVWVLVILSSIPDLFLTFGIQPTENVTACVDQIQDPFYYVRATIIIRTTIGFLLPFTVMLTFYTMMVRVLRRLPRGQSNRARGKPLQLLTAAIVVFVVSFLPYHIMVTTLVFMKIYNLVTPSNTNVLYACYEFSVAMCSVSSCLDPVLYILAGEQFQRKFLAWKRGQYRRFCCRASRRIGVIE is encoded by the exons ATGACACAGCTCTTAAACAGTGACAGTACAGCACCAAGTAAAGAAG AcaagcttctcatgttcctgAACCAGTCAACAGAATTCTGCAACCATTTTGAGGACAGCTATTGGTATTGCTACATCATGCTGGTGCTCTTCGCTTTCACTGTTCCGGTGGGACTCCTGGGAAACCTAGCAGTGCTCATCAACCACACCTGCTTTATGAAAACCTCAAGCTCCAGCAACATTTTCCTGCTTAACCTGACTCTGTGCGACTCAGCGTGGATCCTCACACTGCCCTTCTCCCTCTACGTTACCTTGAGGAGGTCCCACATCACAAACATACAGATCTTCTGTCAGTTCAAGAAGTCCTCCTTCAACATCAACATATATGGCAGCATCCTCTTCCTGACTCTAATCAGTTTCGACCGCTTCGTTGGCACGGTCCACCCGATCAGTTCTCTTCGTTGGTGGAATGCGGGTAAAGCCAAACTGTGCTCCTTCTGCGTGTGGGTGTTGGTCATCCTTAGCTCCATTCCTGACTTATTTCTAACTTTTGGTATTCAGCCCACAGAAAATGTCACTGCCTGTGTGGACCAGATCCAGGATCCTTTTTACTATGTCAGAGCAACCATCATTATCAGAACAACAATAGGCTTCCTGCTGCCGTTCACTGTCATGCTTACTTTTTACACTATGATGGTTCGCGTTTTGAGGCGTCTCCCAAGAGGTCAAAGCAACCGAGCGAGAGGAAAGCCTCTACAACTCCTTACTGCCGCCATAGTCGTCTTTGTGGTCTCCTTTCTGCCCTACCACATTATGGTCACCACGCTGGTATTCATGAAGATTTATAACCTAGTGACCCCCTCTAACACCAATGTACTCTATGCTTGCTATGAGTTTTCTGTAGCCATGTGCAGTGTAAGCAGCTGCCTGGACCCAGTGCTGTATATTCTGGCGGGTGAACAATTCCAGAGGAAGTTCCTGGCATGGAAAAGAGGCCAATACAGGAGGTTCTGCTGCAGAGCCAGCAGGAGGATTGGGGTAATTGAGTGA